A window of Flammeovirga kamogawensis genomic DNA:
CAAAGGCTCAATTTGCTTATCCCATTTAAGAGGGTTAAAGTTGAATAAAGGTTGATAAAAACCAATCATAAAAGGTTGACCAGCATAACTTGTTCCTGTATTTGCCCCTTCAAAATTATCAATTCGCTGCATCTGAGCGCCCATATAAATTTTACCACCAGTAAGGCCAATATTTTGTTCTAAATTAAGGTTAACATTAGAAGTTGACATACTTACAGCTCTAAATTCTGTACTACCATCTGGTTGCGTAATAGGGTTAATAGACCTGTTGTAATTTGGTAGATTACCATTTAAAACCAACTGAGGTAAATAGACAGACTTAAACTGTTTGTATTGCCAATAGTAATTTTCCTTCTTGTTTTCTGCTTGTTGAGAAGAAAGGGAGCCATTTTTTGCAATTTCAATTACCTGATCTAAAGTAATTATACTTTGCCCAAAACCAGAAGTACCTATTAGAAGCAAAGTTACTAAAAGATTGATATGTATATTTTTCATGAAGTTGTTGTTGATTAATGCTGTTATTCGTATCGAAGAGATTCTATCGGATCTTGGGATGCCGCTTTTTTAGCTGGTGAAATTCCAAAGATTACACCAATAGATGCCGCTACTCCAAAAGAGATAATAACAGAAGAGAAAGATATAATTGTTGGAATATCAGCAATGCTTGATATTAATAAAGCCATAGAAACACCAAGTATAACTCCAATTGTGCCACCGGTTAGACTAATTAAGATGGCTTCAAAAAGAAATTGTAAAATGATATCCATTTTTTTAGCCCCTAATGAAATACGTAAGCCAATTTCTTTTATTCTTTCTAGAACAGATGCAAGCATAATATTCATAATACCAATGCCGCCAACAATTAATGATATCCCAGCAATTGCACCAAGAACTATATTAAAAATATCTTTAGTTCTTTGTTGTTGTTTAAGTAACATTTCTGGAATACTAATTTCAAAATCAACTTTATTGAAATGTCTTCTACTTAGCATTTTTTGTAATACCTCTGAGGCTAGAGATAACTCATTTGCATTAGACATCTGCACTACAATTTTATCTAGTTGATTATAATTTGCTTTTTTATCATTTGGCTGATTATTATTTCTAGCTTGTTCTGCAGATGCTTTTTGGATTGCTGTTTTGGTAACTCTAGATCTATCTTTAAAACGAATTAGCATTGTTTCGATAGGTACATAAACATCCATATTTACATTTCTGATACCCAACTTCTCTAAGTTCTTAGACATCATGTTTCTTTCGTTAAGCACCCCAACAACAGTCAGCCATTGTCCTCCGCATTTTATTTGCTTACCAATAGGATCTTCTGAACTAAAAAAACGAGTTTGTAAGCTGCGTCCAATAATACATACAGATGCTCCAAATTTGGCATGAACTTTATCAAATAAATTACCTTGAGAGAGAGAATGATTGTAAATTTCGAAGTAATGGTTATTTACTCCAATTAACTTAACAGATCGCCTAATGCCATTTTTAATAATGTATGTTTCAATTTCTATTTCAGGACTTAAGCGTTGAATATTTGGAATTACTTCTTTAATATTTTTAAGGTCTAAAAGAGAAAGCCCAGGAGAGAACTTTTCCTTTTCTTTTTTATTTTCAGAAACCACCTTTTCCTCAGATTGTTCAATTATGGGAGTAATTACGATATTATTTACCCCAACAAGTTTCATCTGATCTAAAATTTCTTGTTGTGCTCCATTGCCAATAGCTAACATGGCAATAACTGCCGCTACTCCAAAAATAATTCCTAAAGCAGTTAGAATTGAACGTAATGTATTAGCAAGAATGGCATCTAAAGCAATCGATAAATTGATTAAATAACGTTGCATATAACTATTATTTAGATGGTTCTTCTAGGTGAGATGGAGGTGTCGATAAAGCAATAATATCATTTTCTTTTAAACCAGAAATAATCTCAACATCCTGGTCATTCATTAAACCAATTTTTACTTCTTGAATATCATAACTATTGATGTTCTTAATAAAGACAAAATTAGCAGAGTCACCTTGAACGTGTAATGCTTCTATTGGAATAAGCAGAATATCGGTTTTTTCTTCCGTTTTAATCTCATTAGATGTAGTCATTGATGGGCGTAAAGTACTATCAGTTTTAGCCAATAAAATAGAAACTTCAAATACTTTTGCATCTGAGTTAGGGCGTTGTTCTCCTACATTTGCTACATGAGTAACTTCACCATTAAGTTTTTTATCAGGAAAAGCGTCTAATCCAATATTTACTTTTTGCCCTTTTTTAATTTTTCTGATATCAACCTCATTCACAAAAGTTTTAGACAACATAGACGATAAATCGGGCAGGGTAGCTACAACAGGGTTCCAAGCTTGAATGTTAGAGCCTTCTTTTACTTTATTTCCATTCCAATCCTTAGTGTAAATAATCATCCCATCTTCAGGAGCAAAAATTGTAAATTCACCAAAAAGAGTCTTTAAGAAATTTACATTTCTTTTTGCAGCATTAAGATTGGCAGTTACCTCTCTCATTTTAGCACTCAATTGTTGCTGTTTTACAATGTAATTAGCTTTACTTTGTTTTAAATCACGTTCAGCTTTTTTTACATCCATCTTACATTTTTTAATTGTTGAAGGTGGTTCAAAAGCAGATTCTTCCAATTGGATTTTCTTTTCTTCTACAACAAATTCAAGGTTGATAAGATTATCTCTTTCTTTACTTAACTGTAAAGCACTGTCTAGCTGTGTTTGTTCCCATTGTGATTCTGATTTTGTTAACTCTGTTTCCATTTTAGAAAGCTGGTCAGACAAAGATGATGGGTCTAGTTGAGCAACTTGATCACCTTGTTTTACAAGCGTACCTTCAGGCACCAAACTATTTATTTTAGCTTCCCATACACTTGCTTTCCTCATACCAAGTGGGCCTCTAATTTGTACAGATTTTTCAGCTTCTAGTTCACCAGTTGTTGTAACATTAATTTTTAGGTCACCTTTACGGACTTTAGTGAGTAATACTGTTTCGTTGCTTGAAGTGTTGAAGTAGAAAAAGCTGATCAAGAGTAAAACAGCGATACCTACTCCAATAATTGATTTTTTTGAAGTCATTATTTTATAGTTGAAGTTTTTTAGTTCAACACTAATTTATTCAAAAACTAACTAAATGGAGGCTTAAATAATTATAATCAATGTTAATTTTTAAGAAGCCTTTGATTTAATTTTAAGAGAATTAAATAGATAAAGTATAAAACGTGAGTAACATCTATAAAAAACTACTATAAACTTTTTATATTTGTCCTCATTTTAGACATACTTAGTGTGTCTTTTTTTACTATTAGAAATTTAAACTACCACGCAAGTGAGAAGAACAAAAATTAAAGACTTGCTGGCACACGGAGAGATTGGTGCCAAAGTTACTGTTAAAGGATGGGTAAGAACATTTAGAAGCAATCGCTTTATTGCATTGAATGATGGTTCTACTATCAATAATTTGCAAGCGGTGGTAGATTTTGAAAATACATCAGAAGATCTACTAAAGAGATTAACTACTAGTGCTGCTGTTTCTATAGAAGGAACAATTTTAGAATCTCAAGGTAAAGGACAGAGAATTGAAATTGAGGTAGAAAACCTTGAAATCTTAGGAGATGCAGACCCAGAAGAAT
This region includes:
- a CDS encoding ABC transporter permease → MQRYLINLSIALDAILANTLRSILTALGIIFGVAAVIAMLAIGNGAQQEILDQMKLVGVNNIVITPIIEQSEEKVVSENKKEKEKFSPGLSLLDLKNIKEVIPNIQRLSPEIEIETYIIKNGIRRSVKLIGVNNHYFEIYNHSLSQGNLFDKVHAKFGASVCIIGRSLQTRFFSSEDPIGKQIKCGGQWLTVVGVLNERNMMSKNLEKLGIRNVNMDVYVPIETMLIRFKDRSRVTKTAIQKASAEQARNNNQPNDKKANYNQLDKIVVQMSNANELSLASEVLQKMLSRRHFNKVDFEISIPEMLLKQQQRTKDIFNIVLGAIAGISLIVGGIGIMNIMLASVLERIKEIGLRISLGAKKMDIILQFLFEAILISLTGGTIGVILGVSMALLISSIADIPTIISFSSVIISFGVAASIGVIFGISPAKKAASQDPIESLRYE
- a CDS encoding efflux RND transporter periplasmic adaptor subunit, whose protein sequence is MTSKKSIIGVGIAVLLLISFFYFNTSSNETVLLTKVRKGDLKINVTTTGELEAEKSVQIRGPLGMRKASVWEAKINSLVPEGTLVKQGDQVAQLDPSSLSDQLSKMETELTKSESQWEQTQLDSALQLSKERDNLINLEFVVEEKKIQLEESAFEPPSTIKKCKMDVKKAERDLKQSKANYIVKQQQLSAKMREVTANLNAAKRNVNFLKTLFGEFTIFAPEDGMIIYTKDWNGNKVKEGSNIQAWNPVVATLPDLSSMLSKTFVNEVDIRKIKKGQKVNIGLDAFPDKKLNGEVTHVANVGEQRPNSDAKVFEVSILLAKTDSTLRPSMTTSNEIKTEEKTDILLIPIEALHVQGDSANFVFIKNINSYDIQEVKIGLMNDQDVEIISGLKENDIIALSTPPSHLEEPSK